CAAATCGCCCAAATTTTTATTCAAAGGTTCAGGAATATGAGCAAAGATGCCTGTCGGTTCGCAATTCAATTCAATGACTTCGCAACCAAGTGCTCGCAGTAAATCCGGTGCGATCATGCCGCCGGCGCCATTCACGCAGTCCAAGACTACTTTAAATTTCTTTGCTTTGATCTTTTCTACATCCAAATACGGAATCTGCAGGATTTTTTCAATATGACGTTTGCTGCCATCGGGATCGGAAGATAATTTTCCGATGCGATCCCAACCTACATAATCAACTGGTTTATCCAGCGAATTGATAAAAGTATCGGCATTTTCGGGAAACAGGAACATGCCATTGGCTCCCACGAATTTCATGGCATTCCACTCTGCCGGATTGTGTGAAGCCGTGATGGAAATTCCACCGGAAGCATCACTTTCTTCCACCGCTAAAAGTACAGTTGGTGTTGAGACAATTCCCAGATCTACTACATCGCAGCCAACGGACATCAGACCAGCTGTAACCGCGTTGAACATAGCTTGCCCTGTTACGCGGGAATCACGTCCCACAATTATTTTACCACGTTCTGAAAAAATCCCAAAATGTGCGGCATACTTCAGGGCGATCTCTGGTGTGAGTGATTCTCCGAAAATCCCTCGCACACCGGATACGCTTACCATTAATTTGCTCATATTTTATCTCTCCTAATTATTTTCAATTCTTTTGCTGGTTCAATTGTCTCGTATGAACCAAGTGTTTTGTCAAATCGTTCTCGATTTGAACTCAAACATTTAACGAAACTGGAGTTTCGTTTCTAATTGCTTTCCCAAACCAGTCTTCGTCCCGAGAAATCGAAACTACGAACAGGCAGGCAGGTTTAGGAACAAGAGTCCGTAACAGTTCGTCTTTGTTCTGTTCATTGTTAAATATCAATTTTCACATACTCTGTTTCCACTCTATATTTTTCTCTTTTCACCATCGAGAACTTCTCAATAATCTCTCTGTATCTGTCAAGCTGCTCTTCTTCGTAAATCGAACCGGTTTTAAAATCAATGATCTTGATCAATTTATTTTTTGTGTCAATCATCATACGATCTATACGGAATTCACGTTCTTCTGCATCAAAAATTGTGAATTCATTAAATACCTTATCCCAGATATTCTTATCGAAAAATTCTGAGTTTGAATTGATAAAGTTTTCAACTTTTTGAATAATTTCATCCAATTGGTTTTTTGGCAGCAAACTTCCAAATTTTGAAATTGTTTTACTTTTTGCAAGAGCCAGTTCATCTGCATCATCATACCTGATATGAGAAAGATACCCGTGCACAATATTTCCAATCAAAATAGAAATATTCTGCAGAAACTCGGTTTTAATTTTTTCCAGATTGGGAATATCTTTTTCCGCAACATTCTGCCAGTCATTAAATTTGAAAAAATCAGGTAGCTCAAGTTCTTCCGAACTGCGAATTTGAATATTTTTTTCATCCTTAGAAATCTCACCAACCTGTATCTGAAAGTTATTTTCTGATGTGTTCTGCAGAATTTCAGCAAATTCCTGGCAGATAGTTTTAGTAAGATTTTTCAAAACTGAATCTTCGTTTTTTACATCTTTGATCAGTTTTTCCAATCCTCCTTTTTTATCGAAATGAAGATAGAGAAAAAGATTGTTTTTTGCTCTGGTAAGAGCAACATAAATATTATTCAGTTCATCTCCCGTATCTCGATTTTCAACGTATTCCACCAGAACTTTTTTGGCTGACATCTTCACAATTTTATCATAATTCGCGGTAAAAGCGAAATCCTGCAAACTGCGGCAATCATCATTGAACTTGTAATACAAACTCAAACCTGAATTATTGCTGCCGCTTCTGCCCATCACATCAAAAACAGCAAAAACAGTTTCAAACTGCAATCCTTTCGATTTATGGATGGTCATAAGCTTGATCGAATCGCTGACAGACTGCCCAATTTGGGAATATTCTTCTTTTTCGGAAAGTGCATGGCAGTACTGCAGAAAACCGGAAATATCATTGGTATATTCGTGATTAGAGCGTTCAAATTCGGTAACGACTTCCAAAAATCTCTGCAGGTTTTTAAGTTCAATTTCAGTATTGAAAACACTGGAAAATCCAAAACTCTCTAAAATCTTTTTGATTATATTTAAAAGCGATTGCTGCTGATTTCTAAGATCATACAAATTTGAAAAACAGTGATGAAGATTGCATTCCAATAAAAAATCATCTATGTTTTCTGAATCATGGTAGATCCTGATGACTTCTTTTAATTCAGATGGTTTCATCAAGATCAGGTCAGATCGCAGGAATTTGATCAGTTCGTAAATATCTTCATAAACCATGAATTTCAAAACAAATAAGATCGTCTTAACAGCATGATGTGAGAACAGAGAACCAGAAGTTTCGAAAGTATAAGAAATACTGTTTTCATCCAGAATCGTAGCCATCTCGATCAATTCGGAATTCTTGCGCATCAAAATTGCCGTATCAGCAGGATTTATAGTTTCATCCTGTAAATTTGGCAACAAAATATTATCGACAAATTCCTGGTAGATTTCCGATTTTTCCAGTTTATTTCCATCAATATTTGAGTTTCTAAGATCAACTTGAACGTAACCGCCATCTTTCTTGTTACAATCGATTTCAGTGTAATCCCAGTCTGGTATAAAATTAAGGTGTGCAGAACCAAAAAGCCGATTCAGCCAGTTCATCAAGATCGGTTTACTGCGATAGGAAGTTGTTAATGAATCGTATTCTACAGGCTCATTCAGGATCTTTGCAAAATCGGTAAGCAGTTTTCGTTCTCCACCTCGCCAGCCGTAAATTGCCTGTTTTTCATCTCCAACAACAATTATGCCGCCGTAATCTTTCTGCCCGATTCCGCTGGAAATTTCTTTTAGCATGGGTTGGAAAATACTCCACTGCAAAATGCTGGTGTCCTGAAATTCGTCAATTAACACAAATCGTGTATTGAAAGAAAGCTGCTCGTAAAAAAGATTCAGAACGTTTTGTTTATCTACGACCGAGATCTGCGGATCGTACAAAAACCTGAACGTGTAATAGCTGATATCGGAATGTGTAAAAATGCGGTCGCGAAATTTGATCTCATCATATTTCTGTAGTATTTCTCCTGCCAGAGAAATTATCTTCCACTGTTCATCTAAAGCTTTTTCGTAATAGAAATAATCTGCAAGATTGCTTTGAACTTCAGCATAAAAATCTTTCAAATCAGGATTGCGTAATCTACCGCCATTCCAGATGTTTTTATCCAGAAGCAATTTAAAATGCTCGTTAATGTAAGATTCATTAGTCAAAATATCGAACAAGGTTGAAGCGAAATCTTTAACTTGCAACGAATTCCAGACGTTAGAGATCGATTCGATAAAATCTTTTTGCATAAGATCGCTGATCGCAACTGGTTTGTTATAATTTGTAATTTCAGTTTGTAAAAGCATTAAAAATGATCTCAAGTGTTCATCGTAATTTTTCCAAGAATTTACAGATTTTTCTTTAATTTTATTTTCATCAAAATCGGAAAGATCGATGAATTCAAACAGCCAGCGATTTTCAATGATATCGGTTATGAATTTGTGAAAGGTTTCCAGATTGCGCCTTTTAGCTTTCAAAAAAATATCCTGATAGATCTGCAGTTTATCTTCTTTTAAAATATATTCAAAAATTTCGGGAAGAATTTCGTCGTT
This Candidatus Cloacimonadota bacterium DNA region includes the following protein-coding sequences:
- a CDS encoding UvrD-helicase domain-containing protein — encoded protein: MNPLLIRASAGTGKTYRLSLEFINLLLKYRTDFVEILVITFTKKATAEIRERIFEQLKEIVEKTEIGMELMNNMQLHINPELRFDQEEMTFLQKTYKSMLTNKSAVHISTIDSFVNTIFSGIIAPFHNVIEFQIDNKINDEILPEIFEYILKEDKLQIYQDIFLKAKRRNLETFHKFITDIIENRWLFEFIDLSDFDENKIKEKSVNSWKNYDEHLRSFLMLLQTEITNYNKPVAISDLMQKDFIESISNVWNSLQVKDFASTLFDILTNESYINEHFKLLLDKNIWNGGRLRNPDLKDFYAEVQSNLADYFYYEKALDEQWKIISLAGEILQKYDEIKFRDRIFTHSDISYYTFRFLYDPQISVVDKQNVLNLFYEQLSFNTRFVLIDEFQDTSILQWSIFQPMLKEISSGIGQKDYGGIIVVGDEKQAIYGWRGGERKLLTDFAKILNEPVEYDSLTTSYRSKPILMNWLNRLFGSAHLNFIPDWDYTEIDCNKKDGGYVQVDLRNSNIDGNKLEKSEIYQEFVDNILLPNLQDETINPADTAILMRKNSELIEMATILDENSISYTFETSGSLFSHHAVKTILFVLKFMVYEDIYELIKFLRSDLILMKPSELKEVIRIYHDSENIDDFLLECNLHHCFSNLYDLRNQQQSLLNIIKKILESFGFSSVFNTEIELKNLQRFLEVVTEFERSNHEYTNDISGFLQYCHALSEKEEYSQIGQSVSDSIKLMTIHKSKGLQFETVFAVFDVMGRSGSNNSGLSLYYKFNDDCRSLQDFAFTANYDKIVKMSAKKVLVEYVENRDTGDELNNIYVALTRAKNNLFLYLHFDKKGGLEKLIKDVKNEDSVLKNLTKTICQEFAEILQNTSENNFQIQVGEISKDEKNIQIRSSEELELPDFFKFNDWQNVAEKDIPNLEKIKTEFLQNISILIGNIVHGYLSHIRYDDADELALAKSKTISKFGSLLPKNQLDEIIQKVENFINSNSEFFDKNIWDKVFNEFTIFDAEEREFRIDRMMIDTKNKLIKIIDFKTGSIYEEEQLDRYREIIEKFSMVKREKYRVETEYVKIDI
- the glmM gene encoding phosphoglucosamine mutase; this encodes MSKLMVSVSGVRGIFGESLTPEIALKYAAHFGIFSERGKIIVGRDSRVTGQAMFNAVTAGLMSVGCDVVDLGIVSTPTVLLAVEESDASGGISITASHNPAEWNAMKFVGANGMFLFPENADTFINSLDKPVDYVGWDRIGKLSSDPDGSKRHIEKILQIPYLDVEKIKAKKFKVVLDCVNGAGGMIAPDLLRALGCEVIELNCEPTGIFAHIPEPLNKNLGDLEKAVAEHKADLGFATDPDVDRLSVVDETGKCIGEEFSLLLAEKFILSKVKGDIVINLSSSMASEDVAAEFGVQVHRTKVGEINVGKKMKELQSPVGGEGNGGIICPEVHYTRDAPAGMAIILGYLAERNEPISKLAAEIPHYYFAKNKIKVDPAELDNIMAKVPEIFADYTLDTTDGIKVLGEKFWIHIRKSGTEPIIRVYVESETAEKSEQICKETIEKLM